In the genome of Fusarium graminearum PH-1 chromosome 2, whole genome shotgun sequence, the window GTTTCCCCAACGACACGAGACCAAAATGCTGATTCACAAGTACACCTCGGTCATTACCTACATGCACCATGTCGTTCACAACCCAAGCGTATATAAGCTAGTAGATGAGGTTTACGATACTCTAGAGAGAGGTGAAGAACCCCAATTATGTCAGGTTTTCCTCATGCTTGCGCTCTGTACCAATGTCACATATGGTTGGACAGTAAAAGACAACGACATGACGCCTCTGTTCTCGGACTCTTCAGAGTCAAATAATCAATCATCTGGCTGGCTCAAGGCAGCTTTTGATGTATTTGATACGGCCCAACGGAGGTCTGAAGTGGGTTTGGAGTTGGCACAGGGGCTCATTATTTTGAGCTTCGTCTTGCTCAACCTGGAAGGCATTTCGTCACGAGCCCGAAACTGTATATTTCAAGCCATCACAATATGCCGTGAGCTTGGCGTCCATCGTCTGGATCACCCACACCAACAGCCTTCGACGCCAATTACCCGATTCAGCAATCTTAAGGCTGAGGTAGCTCGACGAGTCTGGTGGTATCTTGTCATAACAGATACGTAAGAACTCCGTGTTCCCATTTGATCGCTTCATCCCACTAATGATTCCCTAGATTGATGGCGCGATTCCCAGGTCCTCATGAGGGCACTTTTGCTATTAACCCTCAATATATGAATATCAGAAAACCCCTGAACATCAATGACGAAGACCTGGTAGAGGGGAAGGAAATGGTTGGCAGACCATTGACTGAGTCAACCACTATGTCCTATTTCATGCAAAGAATGAAGATCGGTAATGTGATTCGGGATTTCACGGAGCGAgtatctctctcttctccaaaccAACAGGGCGATCCTTACGATATGGTACTGGGGATAGACGCTGCTATGGAGCGGTTCATAGACGAGCTTCCCCCTTTCATGAAGTTGAACGCTATGGACGTGCAGCAATTGCCCCCTGATGATGTTCAGAGACAACCAAACATAGTCATTCAACGCCACATTATGAAGACCTTCATCTACGGGCAAAGATGCAAGCTTCATCTCCCATACTTGGCTCGGGGGGCGGTAGAGCCTGCGTATGCTCAATCGCGGAGAGCCTGCCTTGATTCTGCACGAATGGTCATCCAAGCAGAAACACAaatggaggaggaagacacGATGTTCAAAGCGACGAGGCTTCGGCTATGTTTGGCCTTGCACAGCGTCTTCATCGCCAGTATAGTTCTACTGCTAGACTTCTGCCTTGGCGTTGATGCCGACGAGAAAGAGCAGAGGCGGCAGGACTTGGCTGAAGCATGGAATATTCTGGAGACAGCAAAGGAACACTCGAGGCCCACAGCACGTATTCAGGACCTTCTGAGAcaggtgatgaagaaacacAAGGTGTCTTTACCCGTGGTCAAAGCAAAGGAACGGCATCACCCAAGGCCAGTGGGTAAAAACCTCCCACCTACACCTAATTCTTCAACGGCAATCATGTCAACGGGAACAACGCCCAGTGACGTAggagtttcttcttctcaggaGTTGAATGATCTGGGATTCAACATGGACTTGGACGGAATGGACTGGGAAAGCCTCCTCTGGGGCTTGGAAGCTCCCATGTTCTAAGCAATTGGCATAGAATATCATAGGTAGGCGTTCTATTCGGAGAGACCTTTTTAGCCCGGAGCATGACGGTAGGTGTTTTGTATTATAGAGTTGACTTGACTTTCCCAATGAGTATGATATTTTAGTTTTAATGTTATAGTTATGGTGTATTTATGCTGATATGAACTCAGCTTGTGTCTATACAGTAAGATGAAGTCTTGTGTTTTCTCCCCTCGTAGCTTGTTACAATACAAGGTAGTAGTCGTTAATGATGGATGACCTGTGATCCATTGCCTTGGGTACAGCATCTAAGCTTTGGCCAATCATGTTCCAGGCGATTTCATCAGTTCGTGCAAAACCGGCAACAAGGAAAGATAAAGTATCACGTGACTCGGTTTTGCACCAATCCAAGGCCCGAGGTAGCAAAGGACCCATCGTATGATTGCTCTCGTCTTGCTAATTCTGACATTCCCCGAATAAACTCATCTTGTCCGTCCTCCTCTACGAACTGCCACTCTGCGCTCACGGACGCACCAATTGAGCTTCCTCACCCCTCGCCCTCCCGACGACCAAAATTACAATATATACGCCCGCCATGCTGCGCACATCGGCCACCAACCTGCTGCGCAAGAGCCTTGTGCGCAGCACTCCCGCCCTGGCCTCGCGAGCTGCCTCGACTCacgccatctccaacccAACCCTCGCCAACATCGAGAAGCGATGGGAGGGCATGCCCCTCCAGGAGCAGGCCGAGCTCTGGATGGCTCTGCGTGACCGCATGCAGTCCAACTGGACCGAGTTGACCCtccaggagaagaaagctggTGCGTTCTAAACTCTCCTCCACTGCGAAAATACCTCCATCCCGCCCGCGTAGCCGAAATACTGCGTTCACAGCCGTCACAACACAACCCTTCAGCCTTCTCAGATGGCATTTCCTGCATGCAGAACCTCAATTAAACATATTCAGCCTTGCATCGAGGCCTTAATGAGCCTCAATTGCATCATGTAGACCCAACCCACCAATTCGGCCCTCTGATTGGTGGGTGGGGGCCATCTGAGCAATAGCTTCCCCGTTGTATCATCGGCCTGTACCCTGCCTCTCATACATATGCATCTGCGACACCATCAGAAAACTAACTCAAACTCTCTCAATAGCTTACTGGATTGCTTTCGGCCCTCACGGTCCCCGTGCTGAGGACCCCCCTGGAACCAATGCCCGCGTCGCCTGGGGTATCTTCATTGGTATTGCTGCCAGTGTCGGTCTCTTTGGCCTGGTCCGCCTTGCCGCCAAGCCTGCTCCTTACACCATGACCCAGGAGTACCAGGAGGAGACCAACGAGTTCCTCAAGGTACGTTGTCTCCTGCTCTCAAACTCCCCGATCAATCAGCTAACAAGGACTCAGAACCAAAAATCCGATCCCTTCACTGGTATCACCTCTCCTGGTTACGCCGGCAAGGGTATGGTCCAGTCTCCTCCCAAGGGCAACTAAATTCAATACACAACGTCGTTTCTTTTGTGCTAGAAGCTTGGGTGACTCTACGGAGACGTATTGGTGTGTAAAACAGCCTCTGGTGTGCGCGGGCATGACTAGGGGTTTCGAGGTCGCTCCAGAGAAATTAAGTCCTCCTGGTGTAAATACTGTACTAAAACAACGGAACCCGAGTCGCGTCATCTGTTTGATTGAATTCGTCCGCATGCCTGTCCTTGTGGGAGCACACGCAGAGATGTGTTGCCTAACCAGCCTTTCGACATTAATTCCAGTTCCCTTAATCCAACAATTGCTCCAATACGCCTTGTTTCCAGTGCAGTGCAATGCACTATAGTGCAAATCAACGTTTAGCCACCACTCTGTCCAGCCTGTCGGTATCCTTCAAAGGTACTATCCGGGTCTGCCTTTGCAGGATGCATCTCTTCCGCCTGCATTCTCCTATCTAGCTCAAACCGACCGTCCTTGCCCCAGTAACCTGCCTTGTCAGTGCCCTTGACGCATGCCTCTGTGATGAGCACGTATGGCATAGGGGCATCAAACATAGGCTCCGCTAGGACCCGTTCCATCTCCATTTTCAGGCCTCTTGCTCCCGTCTCTGAAGCTGCAGCTCGTTCAGCAATGGCATACAATGATTTCTCTGTAAAGAACAGCCGCGAAGGGTATGTCTCGAAGAGTGCTGTGTATTGGGCAACAAGGCTGTTTCGAGGTTCGGTCAGGATGCGGAAGAGATCTTCCTTGGACAATGGGCTAAGAGCACAGATGTTGTGTAGTCGCCCGATCAACTCCGGAATGAACCCAAAACTCTGAAGATCAGCCGGCGTGGTGAGATCCAAGGGCGTGAATGAGGAAGCTGATTGAGGGTTATGATGAGGTAAATGTGTATATGTTTCCGCTGGCAGGGTCTGCTTGTTTCCAGACATGGACGAGCGGCCCCGGAGCTCTCCGCCAAAGCCCATGGTTGGTCTAGCAATTCTCCTGAGCACAGCCTTATCCAGTCCTACAAATGCACCACAGAACACAAAAAGTATGTTTTTGGTGTCAATAGTATACTGGTCAACCTTACCACCCGGGGGGTTGGCCTGGggcgtcgatgaagatgaacCAGACGCATTGTAGTTCGTGGTGATAGGCGGCGTGGACCGTGACGAGCGGTTGTCCTTGACATTGATAGTGACCTTTGTACCCTCGACAAGCTTcagaagagcttgttgaacaCCTTCGCCCCCAACATCCCGGCCAGTTGTCGTCTCGCGCCTCGCAATCTTGTCAAATTCGTCTAGTACAACAATGCCATATTCTGTTGCTTTGATATCATAATTTGCCTCGATGAGGAGTCGTTCGATGCATGTCTCGACATCTTGCCCTATGTATCCGGCCTGTGTAAACGAGTTGCAGTCGCAAATAGAGAAGGGCACGTTTATCTTCTTGCTTAGCGTCCTAGAAAATTGTTAATGCCTCTTAGCTCTACATGCTGGTACAAGGGTGCATACTCTAGAATATAAGTCTTGCCGACACCAGTCGGCCCGATCAGAAGGAGATTGCTTTTGTCAATTTTAACATGTTCGGGCACTGTTATGTCCTCAGTGACATAAAGATGATCCATAGGGTCATCGTCAAATTCGTGACTATCATGGAGCCCACGGACTGACTCGCTGTGTCCTGGGAATTCATCTTCAATGGCATCAGCGGCGTAGCGCTCAGAAAAAGAACTATGTGCACGCTGACCTTCAACGGGATGCATCTCGCGACGCTTCTGATGCAGCTCCCTGTCTCTCGCGAATCTCTGGCGCATCACCTTATCACGCCTATTTCGATCTTCGTGGTCATGTTGATGTCTTCTGCGCAGGTTTTGGTAGTGGTTGAATATTGTCGCGCATATTGTCTTCTTAGCCCTGTCTTGACCAACAACGTAATCGTCTACTCGTTTCTTGAGGTCGCGTGGATAGAACTGCGGTACGCCGAAGTTGGTCTTGCTAAACATAGGACCACGCCCCGAGTCGCCTGATGGATCATAGCTACTACTAAAGCCAGAATTGAAGTCGTTGTTTCGTCTCAATGATGGTTGGGACGTGGATATATAtcgatgttgtcgttgtAATGATGTATTATGAATAGATACTCGTAGAGTCAAGGGAGGGACTGGTCGAATGATGGAGCGCGAAACGTGGCAAAGACTGCAGCGAGCCGTAGGA includes:
- a CDS encoding cytochrome c oxidase polypeptide V, with amino-acid sequence MLRTSATNLLRKSLVRSTPALASRAASTHAISNPTLANIEKRWEGMPLQEQAELWMALRDRMQSNWTELTLQEKKAAYWIAFGPHGPRAEDPPGTNARVAWGIFIGIAASVGLFGLVRLAAKPAPYTMTQEYQEETNEFLKNQKSDPFTGITSPGYAGKGMVQSPPKGN